Proteins encoded together in one Coffea arabica cultivar ET-39 chromosome 2c, Coffea Arabica ET-39 HiFi, whole genome shotgun sequence window:
- the LOC113731955 gene encoding mitotic spindle checkpoint protein MAD1, which yields MILRTPAPRKRRAESALLEEDNQFLNSRSPNNTKNNVSNSNKQLVIYEDSPSAPVPESSHDHPITSDHMLCTYQCRQMVKAEFFDALSNAEKQARGCQSKLDALNEDFCKAETERKRFRDKLLSAEQELAAAKRREQDLQEQLMKGVNSSEERLRRQLQLFNELEIKFQNEVNLHEKAQSLAALAEEKASALEAKLQKVSQSTEKEKIRLQNELAHLKSDSKLSVSRISADLERMECRAKHAEEESKLLKDQMEQLGKRLHECLQQKGEMEKRLLHATPQESPSTDSSILLKHLQEELRNYESEVREARKLKSSHENVELLKEKLQEEKRRRERAELDLLKLPEIQLRIEKLQDELSAWKSLMKDIPGVSCADDVPMKFAALQKEVIDSMTKVGEAQVRLKEIEVALDAAELDKQNAITEATLAKEKAESSKSEVKRIELMLASALEEKDRLKNMFNELKREKHAQGGPEVASGALVQELEASIAKKENYIKELESNLHEQNLINIHQQNEIKLLSERLTDEARRIKSLEREGDRLRSELALLESKLGHGDFSSANTKVLRMVNTLAVDNEAKQTIEALQNELQKTKEKLQAVEELKKQSADAGTLVDSYVSGKIVQLKEQIATLEKREERYKTVFAERISVFRRACCELFGYKIVMDDHQRPDGIPVTRFILQSIYAQADDERLEFEYESGNTNIMVNDYTRQPEISHQVEIFMRKMNSIPAFTANLTMESFNKRTLS from the exons ATGATTCTGAGAACTCCAGCGCCGAGAAAGCGAAGGGCAGAATCGGCGTTGCTTGAAGAAGataatcaatttttgaatagtCGTAGCCCTAATAATACTAAAAATAATGTTTCTAATAGTAACAAGCAGCTGGTCATCTACGAGGACTCTCCGTCGGCTCCGGTGCCGGAATCGTCTCATGACCATCCTATCACCTCCGACCATATGCTCTGTACTTATCAATGCCGTCAAATG GTAAAAGCTGAGTTTTTTGATGCTCTAAGCAATGCAGAAAAACAGGCTCGTGGGTGTCAATCCAAActtgatgcattgaatgaagATTTTTGCAAAGCTG AAACTGAAAGGAAAAGATTTCGAGACAAACTTTTATCTGCAGAGCAAGAACTTGCAGCTGCAAAACGACGTGAACAGGATCTTCAAGAACAGCTAATGAAGGGGGTCAACTCTTCTGAAGAACGTCTCCGGAGACAGTTGCAGTTGTTTAATGAGCTTGAG ATAAAGTTCCAAAATGAGGTGAATCTTCACGAAAAGGCTCAATCTTTGGCAGCATTGGCTGAAGAAAAAGCAAGCGCACTGGAGGCGAAATTACAGAAGGTCTCTCAGAGTACTGAAAAGGAGAAAATTCGGCTCCAGAATGAGCTTGCGCACCTGAAAAGCGATTCAAAACTTTCTGTGTCCAGAATTAGTGCAGAT CTTGAGAGAATGGAATGCCGAGCTAAACATGCAGAGGAAGAGTCAAAACTATTGAAGGATCAGATGGAACAACTCGGAAAGCGACTTCATGAG TGCTTGCAGCAGAAAGGTGAGATGGAGAAAAGGTTGTTACATGCTACTCCACAAGAATCTCCCTCTACCGACAGTAGTATATTGCTAAAGCATTTGCAAGAAGAACTCAGGAATTAT GAATCTGAAGTACGTGAGGCAAGAAAACTGAAATCCTCTCATGAAAATGTTGAGTTACTGAAGGAGAAAttacaagaagaaaagagaCGTAGAGAAAGGGCGGAGTTAGACCTCCTTAAATTGCCGGAAATCCAATTGAGGATTGAGAAGCTACAGGATGAGTTGTCTGCTTGGaaatctttgatgaaagatATTCCGGGCGTGTCATGTGCTGATGACGTACCTATGAAATTTGCAGCTCTGCAAAA AGAAGTGATTGATAGCATGACGAAAGTTGGTGAGGCACAGGTACGTTTGAAAGAGATTGAGGTGGCTCTAGATGCTGCAGAGCTTGATAAACAAAATGCAATTACTGAAGCTACATTGGCTAAAGAGAAGGCAGAATCGTCAAAGTCAGAGGTCAAGAGGATTGAATTGATG CTTGCTTCTGCTTTGGAAGAAAAAGACCGcctaaaaaatatgtttaatgaattaaaaagggaaaagcaTGCTCAGGGTGGGCCAGAAGTAGCAAGCGGAGCACTTGTTCAG GAGCTGGAAGCATCTATTGCCAAGAAGGAGAACTATATAAAGGAACTAGAAAGCAATTTGCACGAGCAAAACCTCATTAATATCCACCAGCAAAATGAAATTAAGTTGCTAAGTGAGAGGCTAACTGATGAAGCCAGAAGAATAAAGTCATTAGAGAGGGAGGGTGATCGACTTCGTTCTGAGTTAGCTCTATTGGAGTCCAAG TTGGGGCATGGCGATTTTTCATCTGCAAATACAAAAGTTCTGAGAATGGTGAATACTCTTGCTGTAGACAATGAGGCAAAACAAACAATAGAGGCTTTGCAAAATGAGCTGCAAAAGACAAAGGAGAAGTTACAGGCTGTTGAAGAGTTGAAAAAGCAATCAG CTGATGCTGGCACACTGGTAGACTCCTATGTTTCTGGAAAGATTGTTCAGTTGAAAGAGCAAATTGCTACTCTTGAAAAACGTGAGGAAAG ATACAAGACTGTATTTGCAGAGAGAATATCAGTTTTTAGAAGGGCTTGCTGTGAACTTTTTGGTTACAAG ATTGTGATGGACGATCATCAGCGACCAGATGGAATCCCTGTCACACGTTTTATTCTCCAATCTATCTATGCTCAAGCTGATGATGAGAGGCTTGAATTTGAATATGAATCAGGGAATACAAATATCATG gtgaaTGATTACACTAGACAGCCTGAGATATCTCACCAG GTTGAAATATTTATGCGGAAGATGAATTCCATCCCTGCTTTCACAGCCAACTTGACCATGGAATCTTTCAATAAGCGGACCCTATCTTAG
- the LOC113731956 gene encoding protein NRT1/ PTR FAMILY 4.3 translates to MEMETRRQQLEKGDNVASEEITTVDWRGRPSNPSKHGGMGAAAFVLGLQAFEIMAIAAVGNNLITYVINEMHFSLSKSANIVTNFIGTVFILALLGGYLSDSYLGCFWTMLIFGFVELSGFILLSVQAHIPQLKPPHCNMLTDGDNCVEAEGFKSIIFFMALYLVALGSGCVKPNMIAHGADQFNKEVPKESKKLSRYFNAAYFAFSVGELVALTILVWVQTHSGMDIGFGVSAAAMAMGLISLVGGTLLYRNKPPQRSILTPIAQVLVAATSKRKQVCPSDPRLLHGSHYPKLPSSDNITISENTGDLHHTERFRFLDKACIRIQDGNNTKESAWRLCTVNQVEQVKILISVIPIFACTIVFNTILAQLQTFSVQQGSAMNTRITKSFHIPPASLQAIPYIMLIFIVPLYDSLFVPFSRRITGHDSGISPLQRIGFGLFLSTFSMVAAALMENKRRDAAVNSNKIISIFWITPQFLIFGLSEMFTAVGLIEFFYKQSLKGMQSFLTAITYCSYSFGFYLSSVLVSVVNKITSHSSGGGWLSDNNLNKDRLDLFYWMLAALSFINFLNYLFWARWNSKDSASSLQYDSNNQDLRHHPIFSSSKIAGDDSIP, encoded by the exons ATGGAAATGGAGACAAGAAGGCAGCAGTTGGAGAAAGGGGATAATGTTGCCAGTGAGGAAATTACTACTGTTGACTGGAGAGGCAGACCCTCCAACCCAAGCAAGCATGGTGGAATGGGAGCTGCTGCTTTTGTGTTAG GGCTTCAAGCATTTGAAATAATGGCAATAGCAGCAGTTGGGAACAACCTCATAACGTATGTGATCAATGAGATGCACTTTTCTCTATCAAAGTCTGCCAACATAGTGACAAACTTCATTGGAACTGTCTTCATCCTTGCACTCCTTGGAGGCTACCTCTCCGACTCTTATCTTGGTTGCTTTTGGACCATGCTCATCTTTGGCTTTGTTGAACTTTCG GGTTTCATACTATTGTCAGTTCAAGCTCATATACCCCAGCTAAAACCACCCCACTGCAACATGTTGACTGATGGGGACAATTGTGTGGAGGCAGAGGGATTCAAATCCATAATATTTTTCATGGCACTGTACTTGGTGGCATTAGGGAGTGGATGTGTGAAGCCAAACATGATAGCTCACGGTGCTGACCAATTTAACAAGGAAGTCCCCAAGGAGTCCAAGAAACTCTCGAGATACTTCAATGCTGCCTATTTTGCCTTCTCCGTGGGTGAACTTGTTGCTCTAACCATTTTAGTTTGGGTGCAAACACATTCTGGAATGGACATTGGATTTGGAGTCTCAGCTGCAGCCATGGCAATGGGTTTGATCAGCTTAGTGGGTGGTACACTTCTTTATAGGAATAAGCCTCCTCAGCGAAGCATCCTCACCCCAATTGCACAA GTCCTAGTGGCTGCAACTTCAAAGAGAAAGCAAGTTTGTCCTTCAGATCCACGACTGCTTCATGGGAGCCACTACCCTAAGCTTCCTAGTAGCGACAATATCACCATCTCTGAAAATACGGGCGATCTTCATCATACTGAAAGATTCAg GTTCTTGGACAAGGCATGCATCAGAATTCAAGATGGAAATAATACAAAGGAAAGTGCATGGAGATTATGCACAGTAAACCAAGTCGAGCAAGTGAAGATACTAATTTCAGTCATTCCCATCTTTGCATGTACTATTGTTTTCAACACCATCCTTGCACAGCTCCAGACATTTTCAGTTCAGCAGGGAAGTGCTATGAATACTCGGATAACCAAAAGCTTCCACATCCCTCCGGCTTCTCTTCAAGCAATCCCTTATATTATGCTAATCTTCATAGTCCCTCTCTACGATTCGCTTTTCGTCCCTTTTTCCAGAAGAATCACAGGTCATGATTCCGGGATATCGCCTTTGCAGCGAATAGGATTCGGCCTTTTTCTTTCGACATTTTCCATGGTGGCAGCCGCACTAATGGAGAACAAGAGAAGGGATGCTGCGGTAAACTCAAACAAGATAATATCCATTTTTTGGATCACCCCACAATTCTTGATCTTTGGATTATCAGAAATGTTTACTGCAGTTGGCCTAATTGAGTTCTTCTACAAGCAGTCTTTAAAGGGGATGCAATCATTTTTAACAGCCATTACTTATTGCTCATACTCATTTGGATTTTACCTAAGCTCAGTTCTTGTTTCTGTGGTAAATAAGATCACTTCACATTCCTCCGGTGGTGGTTGGCTCAGTGACAACAATCTCAACAAAGACAGATTAGACCTTTTCTATTGGATGCTAGCTGCTCTAAGCTTCATCAACTTCCTCAATTATCTGTTTTGGGCCAGATGGAATTCAAAGGACTCGGCAAGCAGTCTGCAGTATGATTCTAACAACCAAGATTTACGCCATCATCCTATCTTCAGCTCCAGCAAAATTGCTGGAGATGATAGTATACCTTGA
- the LOC113731957 gene encoding uncharacterized protein, whose product MESGSEEVSVQELASNLSTYKEQLQQVRKLLDDEPGNSEYLDMEKELLEVISLTEELLATARQNENSGLGVGASGDASLSLRHAADFSNVESGSMLDYSKFPVGTKVQAVFSEDGEWYEATIEAHTPNGYYVYYDGWGNKEEVDPDNVRPIHDATVNPLLEAEKVAQATKEALKRKIAQAASTDFQSRSLPAKLRIEPDDPEDVRAAKRKKIHAFKSKMRMEQLEMTQNKRQNAWQQFQTTKGRAKKVGFFSGRKRESIFKSPDDPNGKVGVTGSGKGLTEFQKREKHLHLKGANMEAADD is encoded by the exons GTCCGCAAGCTCCTGGATGATGAGCCTGGAAATTCTGAATATTTGGACATGGAGAAGGAGCTTTTAGAG GTAATTTCTTTGACAGAAGAGCTCTTGGCAACTGCAAGACAAAACGAAAATTCAGGATTGGGTGTTGGGGCTAGTGGTGATGCATCTCTCAGTTTGCGGCATGCTGCGGATTTTTCTAATGTG GAATCGGGATCTATGTTGGATTACTCAAAGTTTCCTGTTGGCACCAAAGTTCAAGCTGTCTTTAGTGAAGATGGTGAATG GTATGAAGCAACAATTGAGGCGCATACTCCAAATGGGTATTATGTTTATTATGATGGTTGGGGTAACAAGGAAGAG GTTGATCCAGACAATGTTCGACCAATTCATGATGCAACTGTTAATCCCTTACTTGAAGCAGAAAAGGTAGCTCAGGCTACGAAAGAAGCTCTCAAAAGGAAAATTGCACAGGCTGCTTCCACTGACTTTCAGTCTCGAAGTTTACCAGCAAAACTTCGGATTGAGCCTGATGATCCCGAAGATGTG AGAGCTGCTAAACGGAAAAAGATACATGCTTTTAAGTCTAAGATGCGAATGGAGCAGCTTGAGATGACACAGAATAAGAGGCAAAATGCTTGGCAGCAATTTCAGACAACTAAGGGCCGGGCTAAGAAG GTTGGTTTCTTCTCTGGCCGAAAGCGGGAGAGCATATTCAAATCCCCAGATGACCCAAATGGGAAAGTTGGTGTAACAGGAAGCGGGAAAGGTTTGACAGAGTTTCAAAAGAGGGAAAAACACCTGCATCTTAAAGGAGCAAATATGGAGGCTGCCGATGATTAG